TTGCGCAGCTCCGGGCAGCAAACATCTGGGCCTAGCCCATTTTCACCCCGAGACCGCTCACAATTTCTGCAAAAGCTGGACCAGCTCATTCAGCAGCTGAAGCGAGATGGGTTTGCGGTTTAAGTAAGGTGCAGATAGCCAATAAAAAAGCGGGCCAGATGGCCCGCTTTTTTTGTATCTAACAGTGCTCGGTGAGCCTATTCGCCGCCCGGTTTACCACGGAAGCTTTTGCCGCCGCCTGGTTTACCTTCGCTACGTCCACGACCTTCACCGCCACGGTAACCGCCGCCATCACGGTTTCCACGGTTTGGTGCGCGACCTTCGCCGCCTGGTTTGCCTTCACCAGCTGGTTTGCCTTCGCCGCGGTATCCGCCGCCGCCGCCGCCGCCACCACCGCGGAAGTTGCGCTTGTTACCGCCGCCGGCTGGACGACCGCCGCCACCACCGCTACCGCTGCGTTCTGGGTTGCCGTCGATGCGAGTGATGGTGATTGATTTTTCACCAGTCCCGTTTTCTTTGACAACTTCCATGAACTTATCAGCGAGTTTTGGATCAAGTTCGAAGCGGCTATCAGCATCAAAGATACGGATAGAGCCGATGTCTTTTTTCGCGATATGACCTGCACGGCAGATCATTGGCAGAAGCCAGCGAGGTTCTGCATTGTGTTTGCGGCCAACGTTCAGACGGAACCAAATGCCTTCACCAAATTCTTTGCGTGGCTTCACATCGCGTTCTGGATCGAACTTGGAGCTTGCAAGCAATTCTTCTGGTGCAGGCAGACCTTTGTGGATCTGACGCATGTAAGCTGCTGCGATCTGTTCTGCTGAGAATTTTTCCAGCAGATCCTTGATCATCGGCAAATCTTCTTCAGCCGGAAGCTCCTGAAGATCTGTTGAAGCAAGGATACGATCCCGATCACGGTCACGAATTTCTTGAGCAGTAGGAGCTGAGTCCCATTCTGCTTTTACCTTAGCAAAGCTAAGCAGGCGTGTTGCTGAACGACGACGTGTGTGCGGCACAATCAGAGTACAAACACCCTTACGACCTGCGCGGCCAGTACGGCCTGAGCGGTGCAGAAGTGTATCTGAGTTGTTTGGCAGATCAGCGTGGATCACAAGATCAAGGTTCGGCAAATCAATGCCGCGGGCTGCAACATCGGTTGCCACACAAACGCGAGCACGGCCATTACGCATAGCGCCAAGGGCGTGGTTACGTTCTGTCTGGCTCAACTCACCAGATAGGGCAACTACAGCAAAACCACGGTTTCCGAGACGCGCAGAAAGGTGTTTCACCATTTCGCGAGTGCCACAGAAAATGAGAGTGTTTTGGGATTCGTAGAAGCGAAGGACGTTGATGATCGCGTTTTCGCGGTCATTTGGTGCAACTTGCATTGCACGGTATTCGATGTCTGCGTGCTGTTCGCGATTAGTCACAGTAGAGATACGTTTTGCATCGCGTTGGAAACGCTTTGCTAGTGTCTCGATCGGTGCTGGAACAGTTGCAGAAAAGAGCATTGTACGGCGTTCTTCCGGGGCTGCGCCCAGGATAAACTCCAGATCTTCACGGAAGCCCAAATCCAGCATTTCGTCAGCTTCGTCGAGGACGACTGTGCGAAGTGAGGATGTATCAAAAGAGCCACGCTCAATGTGGTCACGTAGACGGCCAGGTGTGCCGACTACGATATGTGCGCCACCGGAGAGCTCACGGCGTTCGCGGCGCATATCCATACCACCAACACATGTGGTGATACGTGCGCCAGCTTCGCCATAAAGCCATTCCAATTCGCGGCTCACCTGTAGGGCAAGTTCGCGGGTTGGAGCGACACATAGTGCGAGAGGTTTTTTGGCCCGCTCCATCCGCTCTTCAGTTCCAAGGAGTTCCGGAGCCATGGCTATGCCAAATGCTACGGTTTTACCGGAACCGGTCTGCGCGGATACCAAAAGGTCTTTGCCTTTAAGTTCCGGATCGAGAACAGCTGCTTGAACTGGTGTAAGAGACGTGTATTCGCGCTTTTCCAAAGCTTTGGACAGCGCTGGGGCAACCCCTTCAGGTATCGTCATTTAGTGTTCTTTCGAGGAGGGTCATTATTAATAAAGCAAGAGCTTTGTTGCCCTACCCATCGCTTCCGCTCACTCATGGGAATATGAGGCGGCAAATGGCAAGCGAGCTCTTTTCTTCGAGGGCCTTTTAGTCCGACTTGCTCAAAAGGTCAATGTAATAAGATAAATAGATATGAAAGACGCATGTTATTTGACGATGATGACCGCTATTTGATCAATGGTTTGGAATATATTTCACAGGGATTGAGCGGGGTATAAAAATTGATGAATTATATCTTCCAGAATTAGGCACAGCCGTATTGCGATAATTGCGTTGTACTGCCAGTGGGATAGAAAATTGCCTTTGTCTGCTGTGTTCTGCTTTACTTGCACGTCGTGTGTTTGCGTTTTGATTACAACAGAACTAAAGGGAACGTAATGTTCGCTTGGAGCTGTCATGGATCAGGTTTTGAATTTCTTTTCTGCTATGCCTTCGTGGTTCGGCGTTGTGCTGCTTGTGTTATTTGCAGTAGGCGGTCGGCTCTTTAAGGACAATTGGAAAACACAGGGCGCAGGCTGGAAACTTCGTTGCTGGATGTATGGCCTGATTTCGGTTCTCAGTTTTTCCCTTATGGTTTTTGGTGTTTTTGATTTCAGCTGGGCCTCCGCATAACACCCCGATTGCGGAAAACTAGTTTTAAGACCCTTGGTATATGTTTGCTCCCAAAAGGTGGTCGGCCCACCGGAAAATGCCAATGGGAGCTTGTATTATGTTTTCTAAACCGTCTTTGCTCAGAAGAGGAATAACGGCCAAACTATTTGGTTTAGCGTTTGGGCTGCTCTGCCTCTCCCTCATCAGTTGGCTCAATTTGAACGTGTCTTTTGTGGTTCAGTTTGGTCTGATTCTATGGTGCATTACCCTTGGCGGATTAGTGGCCCTGATTGGTGTTCTAAATTACCATCCCCTTCTCAAGTCAAGTATGCCGAGCTGGTTCTCAGGCGGGTTCATATGTGGTTGGATGAACTTGCTGTTGTGGCTGATAGGTGGGGATAGTCTGACGTCTATTGGTCAAGGCCTATTTCCGACGCTTGGAAGCTTGTTCCTTGGTGTTGGCTTTGTTGCAATCGGCGTTGCTTTTGGTTTGGTCTCCGGTTTCTTTGCGACTCTGATTGGTGGTGAGGGTCCGGATGCTGCCCGTGATTACCGGGTAGATAAATAAACGGCGGATACAAAAAAAGGGGCCGTGCGGCCCCTTGTGCAATCTGTATTGTTACAGCGCGGCTTATACTGCGCTTTGCTCTTCCATGGCCCGCTTCCGCTTACATGGCTGAAGCTTTTCACGGAGTGGGCTGTTTGGATCGATTTCGCGTTTGCAAACCACACAATGGTCAGCGCCTTCAATTGCATTTAGGCCGCCACAACTGCCTGTGATTGGCTTGTTTCTGAAGACAGCACCTATTGCCATTCCAGCGACAATGAGGATCAACACGATAAATGCGATGATGAAAGTTGCCATTGTGTTATTCCGTTAGTTTTTTGCAGACTGCTCAAATTTCCGAAACGCGCTGGATGAGCGTGTGATGAAGCGGTTATTCTCTCGTACGATGAAGAAGACCGCCATGCCTTCTCGTTCAGCTAATGCCATGCCGCGTTCGTCTCCCATGGCAAACAGTGCCGTCGCAAGTCCGTCAGCACGCATGGCACTGTCGGCAATTACGGTCACTGATGCAAGCTTATGGTCGATTGGACGGCCTGTTACCGCATCAAGAATGTGTGAGAGACGTTTGCCCTCCACCTCCTTGTAGTTGCGGTAGTCGCCAGAGGTTGCAAGGCCTTTGTCGCTTACTCTGACGATTTGTTGAACTGTTCTCGTCGTGGAATCCGGTTTTTCAATTCCTACGGCCCACGGCTCATTTTTCGAGTTATTGCCTTTTGTGACAAGATCTCCGCCGATTTCGACCAGATACTCGTTGATGCCGTTTTGTTCTAGAACAAGGGCAACTTTGTCAACGCCGAAGCCTTTGGCAATGGCGGACAGGTTGACAGCGGTGTCTGGATTGACTTTGCGTAGGGCAGGGGGATCTGTCTCAAATTCGAGCATGGTGCTCATGCCGACAGAAGCGAGGGCTTCCCTGACTTCAATTGGATCCGGCTCTGGAGGCGTATCCTGTTTCGGTCCAAAGCCCCAAAGCTCAATGAGCGGTGCTAAAGTTACATCGAAACGACCACCAGTTTGATTATGAATACGCAATGCTTCCCGCATGACAATGCTGAAGTCACGCGAAATTGGTGTCCATTCTGTGCTGGTGGACTTGTTGAAACGGCTGACTTCCGAGGCTTTATCCCAGTTGGACATTGCCTTGTTGACTGCTAGGAGTGCTTCGTCCACCTGCTCTTGCAGGTCTTTTTGTGTGGCTTTGGAAGATCCCTTGATGGCTTTGACATTGTATGTCGTGCCCATCGTCTTACCAGCGAGAACGATCTCATCTCTGCTGTTTTCGTTAGGAACACAAGCCGTAACGAAAAGAAGTACAAGAGCTGTAACGAGGAAGCGCATTCTGGCCTCAGAGGTTGTTCATTTCCCCGCGTAATCGGCCTTATCTGTGTTTCTGTCAAGTCAAATAGGGTTTGATACTTGATTGGCGAAGAACAGGGATAGTTGATCACTACAAGGTATTAAGTGAAACTACGTCACTGTGAACAGTTAGGGGAAAACTATTTTGGCGGGAAAAAATCGCTAAACCACATTGTTAACGCAACGTCAATATTGCTAATAACTATTGAAGTTTGAGGTATATCAGGGTATTCGCCCGGATAAATCCGTAGGAATAGCTGACCGCACCGCACTTTGATGCTATGCGGGCGGCTACTCCAACTCGGAGCCGTGGATGAGTAGTGTTCAGCAATGCTCGGGCTTTGTTGCTGAAAATACAATCTATGGTGGGATTTATCTCGGTTCGGCTTGCCAAGTCAATGTTCCGCATGCGCGGCATTTTGTACGTTCGTAGTACGACTTAACGCTAATACCAGCAGATATCCCGCGGACATCTAGTGGTTTGTCCTATAAAAAGCCTGGCAGGGTAAGGGATGAAGATTACAAAAGGATTGGATCTGCCAATTACAGGCGCTCCGAACCAAGAGATCCACAAGGGTCAGATGGTTCGTCGTGTTGCTGTGAATGGTGGGGATTACAATGGTTTGAAGCCTCGGATGCTGGTCGCTGAAGGCGATCGCGTCGTAAAAGGTCAACCGCTTTTCGTCGATAAACGCTCTCCTGAAATCAACTATGTTGCTCCAGGTGCTGGTGTTATCGAGGCAGTCAATCGTGGTGCGCGTCGCGTACTGGAAACCATCACCATCAAACTTGACGAGGGTGACGAACAGCAAGTTTCCTTCTCGAAGTTTGAAAATAGTGCTTTGGCAACTCTTGATGCTTCCGTCATTCGTGAGCAACTTGCCAAATCTGGGCTTTGGACGAGCTTCCGCACTCGCCCATACTCAAAAGTTCCGGTTTTTGAAACGCAGCCGCGTTCGATCTTCGTAACTGCGATGGACACCAACCCGCTCGCTGCGGATGCTGGTGTGATCATCAATGCGAATGCAGGCGCTTTCGAAGCTGGTTTGCATGTTGTTTCCAAGTTGACCGATGGCCGGACATTCGTTTGTCACAGCCCTAAAGATCAGCTTCCGGGCGCAGCACTTGCTGGCGTTCAGATGGAAAGTTTTGAAGGTAAGCATCCAGCAGGCAATGCGGGTACTCACGTTCACTTCCTCGATCCGGTGAATGAAAACAAGACAGTCTGGACCATCGGATATCAGGACGTGATTGCCATCGGTAATCTGTTCCTGACGGGTGAGCTGGATGTTTCCCGTTGCGTTTCGATTGCAGGGCCAATGGCGACTAAACCACGCCTTGTAACCACGCGCATTGGTGCAGACCTTGGTGACCTACTTGCTGGTGAGATGGACAAAAACACTCCAGTTCGTGTTGTTTCCGGCTCAGTATTGTCTGGCACCATTGCTGTTGATCAGTTTGCCTTCCTTGGGCGTTACCACACACAGGTAACTCTGATGGAAGAGGACCATAAGCAAGATGTCGTTGGTTGGGTTCGCCCATTCATGACGAAGTGGTCCAATCTCAATGTGCATCCTTCCGGTTTCTTCCGCGACAAGCTGAAGTTTCCGTTTGGTACCAACAAGAACGGTTCCATCCGCGCAATCGTTCCGCTTGGCACCTATGAAAAGGTTATGCCGCTCGACATTCTTCCAACTCAGTTGCTCCGATCCCTGATGGTTCTGGATACAGACACCGCGCAAAAGCTTGGCGCTCTTGAGCTGGACGAAGAAGATTTGGCGCTGTGCACGTTCATCTGCCATTCCAAGAATGAATACGGAGCTGCGTTGCGTGCAAATCTTGAAAAAATCGAGAAAGAGGGCTAACCCGTGAGCTTGCGCGATAAGATTGATAGCATTGCGCCGCTCTTTGAAAAGGGCGGCAAATACGAGAAGTTCTACGCCATCTATGAGATGGTGGACACTTTCATCTACACACCAAAAACAGTGACCAGCGTTGCCCCACATGCTCGTGACCATGCTGACCTGAAGCGTGTCATGACCTATGTGGTGCTGGCAACGATCCCTGCGATTCTGTTTGGTATGTACAACACTGGCCTGCAGACAAATGCAGCGCTCGCTTCCATGGGCATTACTGAGCCTGCTGGTTGGCGTGCGTTTATTCTATCCCTGCTAGGCATTGGCTTTAACCCTGACAACTACTTCGCAAACGTTGCTCACGGGGCCTTGTACTTCCTGCCGATTTATATCGTAACGCTTGGCGTTGGCGGTATGTTTGAGGTGATCTTTGCCACGGTACGCGGGCATGAAGTCAACGAAGGGTTCTTCGTTTCTTCCATGCTCTACACGCTGATCCTGCCAGCTTCCACGCCGTTGTGGCAGGTTGGTCTCGGTATCGCGTTTGGTGTGGTCATTGGTAAAGAAGTCTTTGGTGGTACTGGCAAGAACTTCCTCAACCCGGCTCTTGTTGGTCGTGCGTTCCTGTACTTCGCTTATCCGGCAGCAATGTCCGGTGACTCGGTCTGGACGCCGGTAGATGGGTTCTCCGGTGCGACTGCGCTGGGTGTTGCCGCTGCTGACGGTATGCAGGCGTTGGCAAACAACGGCATTACATGGATGAGTTCTTTCGTAGGAACCATTCAAGGGTCCTTTGGCGAGACATCGACCATCTCGATTACGCTCGGTGGCATCTTCCTTGTTGTGACCGGTATTGCCAACTATCGCCTGATTGTTGGCTGTCTGGCTGGCATGATCGGCTTTACGTTGTTGCTGAATGCCGTTGGCTCTTCAACCAATCCAATGTTTGCAATGCCTTGGTACTGGCATCTGGTCACTGGTGGCTTCATGTTTGGCCTCGTGTTCATGGTAACTGAGCCAGTAACCGCTGCGATGACCAATCCGGGCCGTTACATCTACGGTGTTTTGATTGGTGTGATGTGCATTCTCATTCGTGTCATCAACCCAGCCTTCCCAGAAGGCATGATGCTGGCAATTCTGTTTGGCAACATCTTCGCGCCGCTCATCGACTACTTCGTTGTGAAGGCGAACATCACACGGAGGATGAAGCGCCATGCCTAATGCACAGTCTAACAGCGCAGCACCAACAGGGCTTTGGGCACGCTTTAATGCGATGCCTCTGGACTCTGCGCCGCGTACAATCACAGTTGCAGTTGTTCTTTGTCTTTTCTGTTCGATGATTGTTTCTGGCGCTGCGGTGATGTTGAAGCCTCAGCAGGAAATCAACAAGACGCTGGATAAAAAGACCAACATCTTAAAAGTTGCGGGCCTTTACCAGGAGGGCGTTGACGTAGAAAAGGCGTTTGCAACATTTGAGCCGCGTCTCGTCGATATGGAAACCGGCAAATTCTCGACAGCTGCTGATGTTGCAACATACGATCAGCGCAGAGCCGCCAAGGATCCTGCACAGAGCCTTGTTCTGGAAAACGATCCGGCAAGCGTTAAGCGTAAAGCAAAACTGGCTTCCGTTTACCTGACCCGTGATGCGTCTGGCGGTATTGAGCGTATCATCCTGCCTGTTCATGGTTACGGTCTTTGGTCTACGCTTTACGGTTTCATCGCACTGAACGCTGATGGCAACGAAGTGTACGGCCTGCGCTTTTATGAGCATGCCGAGACTCCGGGCCTGGGCGCTGAGGTGGATAATCCAAAATGGATGGCACAGTGGCCGGGTAAGCTGGTTTACGGCGAAGACGGTAATGTTTTGATTGGTGTTGGCAAATCTGCACCTGCGGGCGTTGATGCAAGCAAATACCACATTGATGCGATTGCCGGTGCGACGCTTACATCTCGCGGTGTCGATAACCTCGTCAAATTCTGGATGGGCGAGCAGGGCTTCAAGACCTTCCTCGACAATCTGAAAAAAGGAGAGGCGTAATGGCTGGTTCCGATAAGTCCATGCTTCTCGATCCTTTGATCGATAACAACCCGATCACGCTTCAGGTTCTTGGTATATGTTCCGCTCTTGCGGTAACGTCTTCTTTGAAAGTAGCCATGGTGATGGCGATTGCGGTGACGCTGGTAACGGCGTTCTCCAACTTCTTTATCTCCCTGCTGCGTAATCAGATCCCGTCTTCCATCCGCATTATCGTGCAGATGGTGATCATCGCGTCCCTCGTGATTGTGGTGGACCAGATCCTCAAGGCGTATCTCTATGAGATCTCCAAGACACTTTCCGTGTTTGTGGGCCTGATCATCACCAACTGTATCGTGATGGGCCGTGCAGAAGCCTACGCCATGAAAAACCCACCAATCCCGTCCTTCCTGGATGGTATCGGCAATGGTCTGGGGTACTCCCTGATCCTGCTGCTGGTTGGTGTTATTCGTGAGCTGTTTGGTGTTGGTTCTCTGTTTGGAGTGCAGATTCTGGAGACCGTAAATAACGGTGGCTGGTATGTACCAAACGGATTGCTGCTTCTGCCGCCTTCTGCGTTCTTTGTGATCGGCTTGCTGATCTGGGGTTTCCGTACATGGAAGCCTGCTCAGGTTGAAAAAGTCGAATACGAGATCATGGCTGAAGAGGGAGCGCACTAATCATGGAAGGTTTGGTCTCTCTCTTTGTCAAGGCGATCTTTATTGAGAACCTTGCACTCTCCTTCTTCCTTGGAATGTGTACATTCCTTGCGGTTTCCAAGAAGGTCGAAACGGCTCTTGGTCTTGGCATTTCCGTTGTTGCGGTTCAGGCGATTACTGTTCCAATCAACAACCTGCTGTACTCCACTTTGCTGAACGATGGCGCGTTGGCGTGGGCTGGTTTGGGAGGCGTGGATCTGCGCTTTCTCGGCTTGATCTCCTACATCGGTGTAATCGCGGCTGTGGTGCAGATTTTGGAAATGTTCCTCGATCGCTACGTCCCTGCGCTTTACAATGCTCTGGGTATCTTTTTGCCGCTGATCACCGTGAACTGCGCCATCATGGGTGGTTCATTGTTCATGGTGGAACGTGACTACAACTTTGCTGAGGCCTCCGTTTACGGTGTGTCCTCCGGTATTGGTTGGGCGTTGGCGATTACTGCAATGGCTGGTGTGCGCGAGAAGCTGAAATACTCTGATGTTCCTGAGGGGCTTCGAGGTCTTGGCATTACCTTTATTACTGCTGGTTTGATGGCTATGGGTTTCATGGCTTTCTCCGGCGTGAAACTGTAAGGGGCGGCTGGAAATGGAAGAATTTGCAGCGGGTATTTCCCTCTTTACTGTGATTGTTTTTGCCCTCGTGATCATCATTCTTGCTGCACGTAAGAAGCTGGTCGCTGCGGGTAATGTGAACATCATCATCAACGGTGAGAAGACTATTTCCGTTCCTGCGGGCGGTAAGCTTCTCAACGTATTATCTGATCAGAAGATCTTTGTGCCCTCTGCCTGTGGTGGTGGTGGGACCTGTGCTCAGTGCCGTGTGAAAATTCACGATGGTGGCGGGTCCATTCTGGCAACTGAAGAAGGCCACATCACGAAGCGCGAAGCGCGCGATGGTGATCGTCTTTCTTGTCAGGTTGCTGTGAAACAGGACATGAAGATTGAAGTTCCTGAAGAAGTGTTTGGCGTTAAAAAGTGGGAGTGTACAGTTCGCTCCAACAATAACGTTGCGACCTTCATTAAGGAGCTGGTTCTTGAGCTGCCAACTGGCGAGAATGTTGATTTCCGCGCGGGTGGTTACATTCAGATTGAATGTCCACCTTACGCGATCGACTTCAAGGACTTCCACATTGATGAAGAATACCGTGGCGATTGGGATCACTTCAAGTTCTGGGATCTGAAGACCAAGAACGACGAGCAGGTTACCCGTGCGTACTCCATGGCGAACTACCCTGAAGAGCAGGGTATCATCATGCTGAACGTGCGTATCGCGACACCTCCGCCACGGACTGAAGGGCTTAATCCGGGCATCATGTCCTCCTACATCTTTAACCTGAAGCCGGGTGATAAGGTGACGATCTCCGGTCCGTTTGGTGAGTTCTTTGCTCGCGATACGGATAAGGAAATGGTGTTTGTAGGTGGTGGTGCTGGTATGGCACCGATGCGCTCGCACATCTTTGACCAGCTTCGCCGCTTGTCTACAGATCGTAAAGTTACCTTCTGGTACGGCGCGCGTTCAGTCCGCGAAATGTTCTACGTTGAAGATTTCGAAATGCTGGCTCGCGAAAACCCGAACTTCACATGGCATGTGGCTCTTTCTGATCCGCAAGATGGTGATGACTGGGATGGTTACACCGGGTTCATTCACAACGTGCTCTTCAATGAGTACCTGAAGGACCATGTAGCTCCAGAAGATTGCGAGTACTACATGTGTGGCCCTCCAATAATGAACCAATCCGTGATCAACATGCTAGTTGATCTCGGCGTGGAACGTGAAGACATCATGCTGGATGATTTCGGCGGTTAAGCGTTGAGATCAAAGTGAGAATTGAGAAGCCGGTTCCTGTGATGGGGATCGGCTTTTTTGTATATTAAATATGCAATTCACAGTTGTGTATCATTACTCATTTGACATATACGTGCATTCTGCAAATAAAATTATTCAAGTTCTTTTTGGTGTTGATGTGATCAAGAAAATTATCGCTATAATAGGTCTGATATTTCTCTTTACGGTATTACATATGGTGTTTTCAGCACTTGCAGTAGGTGCAATAGTTTACGCTTATTTCAAGCAGATTGAGTTGCATCTGGATGAGACATATTATTTGGTTGGAGTACTTATTCTTGTCTTTCGCATGGCATTACCCGGCTTTGTAATTGGGCTTCTGGTTTCTGGCCGTAACATTCGAGAGCTGAGTTGGAAGTATGTTATGGTGGTGTCAGTTTGCTGTAGCTTGTCACTTCTTTTATTGGACATCGGTCTTTTATGGGGACAGCTTGGATTGCTGGGAGAAATATTAGGTCAGGATGTCTCGAAGTTTATGCGTCTTGATTTTGTACGACTTATGTTGCTCGGCGTAATCTACTGGGTTGTGATTGGTTTTGGGGTTGGACTTGCTGTTCATTTTCGTAAAATTCTTTTTAAGAAACGAGTAAAGCAAATTGCTTGTTTAACTCTTTGATTGTTGGACTAATGATTTTGTCTCGAAGTTTGATGTCCCTTTATTTAAACAGAATACGCGGTTAGCCCGCAAAATTTTGTCTCTCAAAAATATTTATTTGACCTTATTGTTAGGTCAACGATCCGGGCGCATGATGGAGAGTGTTGACGTCGGTTTTTCATCACAAGACACCCAGCACAGCCTAGAGTTTTCTAAAATCCAACTGTTTGAATGCGGTTGAAATAAATATTTTTGGTTCACACTTGCAAGCTGGTAATTTTGTCATGTGAGGTTTGGTATGACGCATAACACTGCTCTGCTTATCATTGCTTGCCAGAATGACCATTTTCCGGGTGGGAAATTTGAGCTGCCCAAGCAGATGGAAGCAGCCGGAAATATTGTCCAGTTGCTTAAAGATGCAAGGCAACACCACGAGTTCGTCATTCACATCAAGCACGTCTATAAAGACCCAAATTCTCCCTATATGGCGGAGGGGTCCTTCGGTGCGGAGATCAACAAAATGGTCACGCCCAAAGCTGAAGAAGCTATTGTCACTAAATACAATTTCAATAGCTTTGAAGGGACGAACCTAAAGTTTCTTCTGGACGATCATAAAATTGATGATCTGGTGATCTGCGGGTCGATGACCCAGTACTGCATTGTCGAGACAGCACGAACCACCTTGGAACTAGGGTATCCAGTGACGGTCGTCTATGATGCTTGTGCTGCGAGTTGCATGGAGTTCCGCGGGAGAGAAGTCTCGGTTGATGATGTTCAGGCCTCCATTATGGCATCCCTGATTTTTGCCAATGCCAGCGTGCTTTCTACCGATGAGTTTTTGATCCTTCCGCATTAAGAGGTTTTGTTGAGCTGGCCGAACCGCCGGCGATAGTCTCCAGGGCTGAGTCCCATTGTTTTTTGAAAGACCTTTCTAAATGCGGTTGGGTCTTCGTACCCGACATCCCATGCGATCTCATTAAATGAACGTTTTGTTTGTTCCAACTGCTGGCGTGCACTCGTCACTCTCAAAAGCTGAAGATACGTGTTGGGGGTATGGCCAGTCGCTGCCTCAAAGCGACGTAGAAATGTTCTGCCGGTGAGACCGGATTTCTCTACCATGTCAGGAACTGCGAGCTTGTATTTGAATTCGGACTGGAGCCAATGCTGTGTTTTTAAGACGGCCTCATCGCCATGGGTCAGTTTGGGATAAAAGGTGCGATAGTGCTTCTGTTCGCGGCCTGAAGGGTCAATCAAAAAACGACGTGACACTTCCAGCATTGTTGCATGGCCAGCAAATCGATCTATCAGCCGAAGACCAAGGTCTGTCCAAGCCATTACGCCGCCTGCTGTGATCACATCGCCTTCATCTACAATCAGCTTGTCCGTATTCAGCAGC
The window above is part of the Pseudovibrio sp. Tun.PSC04-5.I4 genome. Proteins encoded here:
- a CDS encoding DEAD/DEAH box helicase, with protein sequence MTIPEGVAPALSKALEKREYTSLTPVQAAVLDPELKGKDLLVSAQTGSGKTVAFGIAMAPELLGTEERMERAKKPLALCVAPTRELALQVSRELEWLYGEAGARITTCVGGMDMRRERRELSGGAHIVVGTPGRLRDHIERGSFDTSSLRTVVLDEADEMLDLGFREDLEFILGAAPEERRTMLFSATVPAPIETLAKRFQRDAKRISTVTNREQHADIEYRAMQVAPNDRENAIINVLRFYESQNTLIFCGTREMVKHLSARLGNRGFAVVALSGELSQTERNHALGAMRNGRARVCVATDVAARGIDLPNLDLVIHADLPNNSDTLLHRSGRTGRAGRKGVCTLIVPHTRRRSATRLLSFAKVKAEWDSAPTAQEIRDRDRDRILASTDLQELPAEEDLPMIKDLLEKFSAEQIAAAYMRQIHKGLPAPEELLASSKFDPERDVKPRKEFGEGIWFRLNVGRKHNAEPRWLLPMICRAGHIAKKDIGSIRIFDADSRFELDPKLADKFMEVVKENGTGEKSITITRIDGNPERSGSGGGGGRPAGGGNKRNFRGGGGGGGGGYRGEGKPAGEGKPGGEGRAPNRGNRDGGGYRGGEGRGRSEGKPGGGKSFRGKPGGE
- the nqrM gene encoding (Na+)-NQR maturation NqrM, giving the protein MATFIIAFIVLILIVAGMAIGAVFRNKPITGSCGGLNAIEGADHCVVCKREIDPNSPLREKLQPCKRKRAMEEQSAV
- a CDS encoding FAD:protein FMN transferase yields the protein MRFLVTALVLLFVTACVPNENSRDEIVLAGKTMGTTYNVKAIKGSSKATQKDLQEQVDEALLAVNKAMSNWDKASEVSRFNKSTSTEWTPISRDFSIVMREALRIHNQTGGRFDVTLAPLIELWGFGPKQDTPPEPDPIEVREALASVGMSTMLEFETDPPALRKVNPDTAVNLSAIAKGFGVDKVALVLEQNGINEYLVEIGGDLVTKGNNSKNEPWAVGIEKPDSTTRTVQQIVRVSDKGLATSGDYRNYKEVEGKRLSHILDAVTGRPIDHKLASVTVIADSAMRADGLATALFAMGDERGMALAEREGMAVFFIVRENNRFITRSSSAFRKFEQSAKN
- a CDS encoding Na(+)-translocating NADH-quinone reductase subunit A, with amino-acid sequence MKITKGLDLPITGAPNQEIHKGQMVRRVAVNGGDYNGLKPRMLVAEGDRVVKGQPLFVDKRSPEINYVAPGAGVIEAVNRGARRVLETITIKLDEGDEQQVSFSKFENSALATLDASVIREQLAKSGLWTSFRTRPYSKVPVFETQPRSIFVTAMDTNPLAADAGVIINANAGAFEAGLHVVSKLTDGRTFVCHSPKDQLPGAALAGVQMESFEGKHPAGNAGTHVHFLDPVNENKTVWTIGYQDVIAIGNLFLTGELDVSRCVSIAGPMATKPRLVTTRIGADLGDLLAGEMDKNTPVRVVSGSVLSGTIAVDQFAFLGRYHTQVTLMEEDHKQDVVGWVRPFMTKWSNLNVHPSGFFRDKLKFPFGTNKNGSIRAIVPLGTYEKVMPLDILPTQLLRSLMVLDTDTAQKLGALELDEEDLALCTFICHSKNEYGAALRANLEKIEKEG
- a CDS encoding NADH:ubiquinone reductase (Na(+)-transporting) subunit B, whose translation is MSLRDKIDSIAPLFEKGGKYEKFYAIYEMVDTFIYTPKTVTSVAPHARDHADLKRVMTYVVLATIPAILFGMYNTGLQTNAALASMGITEPAGWRAFILSLLGIGFNPDNYFANVAHGALYFLPIYIVTLGVGGMFEVIFATVRGHEVNEGFFVSSMLYTLILPASTPLWQVGLGIAFGVVIGKEVFGGTGKNFLNPALVGRAFLYFAYPAAMSGDSVWTPVDGFSGATALGVAAADGMQALANNGITWMSSFVGTIQGSFGETSTISITLGGIFLVVTGIANYRLIVGCLAGMIGFTLLLNAVGSSTNPMFAMPWYWHLVTGGFMFGLVFMVTEPVTAAMTNPGRYIYGVLIGVMCILIRVINPAFPEGMMLAILFGNIFAPLIDYFVVKANITRRMKRHA
- a CDS encoding Na(+)-translocating NADH-quinone reductase subunit C, whose product is MPNAQSNSAAPTGLWARFNAMPLDSAPRTITVAVVLCLFCSMIVSGAAVMLKPQQEINKTLDKKTNILKVAGLYQEGVDVEKAFATFEPRLVDMETGKFSTAADVATYDQRRAAKDPAQSLVLENDPASVKRKAKLASVYLTRDASGGIERIILPVHGYGLWSTLYGFIALNADGNEVYGLRFYEHAETPGLGAEVDNPKWMAQWPGKLVYGEDGNVLIGVGKSAPAGVDASKYHIDAIAGATLTSRGVDNLVKFWMGEQGFKTFLDNLKKGEA
- a CDS encoding NADH:ubiquinone reductase (Na(+)-transporting) subunit D codes for the protein MAGSDKSMLLDPLIDNNPITLQVLGICSALAVTSSLKVAMVMAIAVTLVTAFSNFFISLLRNQIPSSIRIIVQMVIIASLVIVVDQILKAYLYEISKTLSVFVGLIITNCIVMGRAEAYAMKNPPIPSFLDGIGNGLGYSLILLLVGVIRELFGVGSLFGVQILETVNNGGWYVPNGLLLLPPSAFFVIGLLIWGFRTWKPAQVEKVEYEIMAEEGAH